The following are from one region of the Juglans regia cultivar Chandler chromosome 10, Walnut 2.0, whole genome shotgun sequence genome:
- the LOC108983379 gene encoding amino acid permease 3-like codes for MGENHHHEVFDVSIDVLPQSGSKSFDNDDDGRLKRTGTLWTASAHIITAVIGSGVLSLAWAIAQLGWIAGPAVMFLFSFFSYYTSSLLADCYRAGDPVSGKRNYTYMDAVRSILGGAKVKACGLIQYLNIFGIAIGYTIAASISMMAIKRSNCFHESGGDNPCHMSSNPYMILFGVTEIVFSQIPDFDQIWWLSIVAAVMSFTYSLIGLGLGIAKVADTGTLRGNLTGISINTVTQTQKLWRSFQALGNIAFAYSFSVILIEIQDTIKSPPSEAKTMKKATVLSVGVTTLFYMLCGCMGYAAFGNLTPGNLLTGFGFYNPFWLLDIANAAIVIHLVGAYQVFCQPLFAFIEKRAQQKWPESEFITKEIAIPIPGFHPYNLNLFRLVWRTIFVILTTIIAMLLPFFNDVVGILGALGFWPLTVYFPVEMYIAQKKIPKWSNRWICLQMLSIACLTISIAAAAGSIAGVMLDLKATF; via the exons ATGGGGGAGAACCACCACCACGAAGTTTTTGACGTCTCCATAGACGTTCTTCCTCAGAGTGGCTCCAAATCCTTTGACAATGACGACGATGGCCGTCTCAAACGAACAG GGACTCTTTGGACTGCAAGTGCTCACATAATAACAGCAGTTATTGGATCTGGGGTGCTTTCCTTAGCCTGGGCCATAGCTCAGCTAGGTTGGATTGCTGGCCCTGCTGTCATGTTCTTGTTCTCCTTCTTCAGTTACTACACTTCATCATTGCTCGCAGATTGTTACCGTGCCGGGGACCCTGTCTCCGGCAAGAGAAACTATACTTACATGGATGCAGTCCGGTCCATTCTTG GTGGAGCTAAGGTCAAGGCATGTGGACTTATTCAGTATCTGAATATTTTTGGAATAGCCATTGGATACACTATAGCAGCATCTATAAGTATGAT GGCGATCAAGAGGTCTAATTGCTTTCATGAGAGTGGAGGAGACAACCCATGTCACATGTCGAGCAATCCATACATGATATTGTTTGGAGTAACCGAAATCGTGTTTTCTCAAATCCCGGACTTCGATCAAATATGGTGGCTATCAATTGTTGCCGCTGTCATGTCTTTTACCTATTCTTTAATTGGTCTAGGACTTGGAATTGCCAAAGTTGCAG ATACAGGAACTTTAAGGGGCAATCTTACCGGAATAAGCATTAATACCGTGACTCAAACCCAAAAGCTCTGGAGGAGTTTTCAGGCTCTAGGCAACATAGCCTTTGCTTACTCATTTTCTGTTATCCTCATTGAAATCCAG GACACAATCAAATCCCCACCATCAGAAGCAAAGACAATGAAGAAGGCAACTGTACTTAGCGTTGGAGTAACGACCCTATTTTACATGCTATGTGGCTGCATGGGATATGCAGCTTTTGGTAACCTTACACCTGGAAATCTCCTCACTGGTTTTGGTTTCTACAATCCATTTTGGCTTCTTGATATTGCCAATGCTGCCATAGTAATCCATCTGGTGGGAGCATATCAAGTTTTTTGCCAACCTCTCTTTGCCTTCATTGAGAAAAGAGCTCAACAAAAATGGCCTGAAAGTGAATTCATCACCAAGGAAATTGCAATCCCCATCCCTGGTTTTCACCCATATAACCTAAACCTGTTCCGTTTGGTTTGGAGAACCATTTTCGTGATCTTAACCACCATTATAGCAATGTTGCTTCCCTTCTTCAATGATGTTGTGGGAATTCTTGGGGCACTTGGGTTTTGGCCTTTAACAGTGTATTTTCCGGTGGAGATGTATATTGCACAGAAGAAGATACCAAAATGGAGCAATAGATGGATATGTCTCCAAATGTTGAGTATCGCTTGCCTTACAATATCGATTGCCGCGGCTGCCGGTTCAATTGCCGGCGTCATGCTCGACCTTAAGGCCACGTTCTAG